A genomic region of Prosthecobacter algae contains the following coding sequences:
- the rpmE gene encoding 50S ribosomal protein L31 produces MKEQGHPTVYETTITCTCGAVYQTISTVQNLKIGICAGCHPYFTGEQRFIDTAGRVDKFAQRYGSTRARRAAPKLSDVSA; encoded by the coding sequence ATGAAAGAACAAGGCCACCCTACGGTTTACGAAACCACGATCACCTGCACCTGTGGTGCTGTGTATCAGACCATCTCCACCGTGCAGAACCTGAAGATTGGTATCTGCGCTGGTTGCCACCCCTACTTCACCGGTGAGCAGCGCTTCATCGATACCGCTGGCCGTGTGGACAAGTTTGCCCAGCGTTACGGCAGCACCCGCGCCCGCCGCGCTGCTCCGAAGCTCAGCGACGTTTCCGCGTAG
- the prfA gene encoding peptide chain release factor 1, which yields MDYAPIIATKRTRFELLEELMGQPGFFDDAKKAGELTREHRTLGNLLESWDEYQKQLTELADSQEMLKAGDEEFAAMAAAEIPIIQSRIEELEKKVQFSILPPDPLEGRDALVEIRAGTGGDEASLFAADLVRMYSRYAETRGWKVETLESSPSDVGGFKEIVMKVAGEDVFRILKYESGVHRVQRVPATEAQGRIHTSAATVAVLPEAEEVDFELKSDEVRIEVCRSSGAGGQGVNTTDSAVQVMHIPTGTIVRCQDGRSQIKNKEKALTILRSRLLEKKQQEEAAKYSAHRRNLIGSGGREEKIRTYNYPQNRVTDHRIEMTVYNLDMFMEGRVDQILDSLLASDLNERLAEAGLK from the coding sequence ATGGATTACGCCCCTATCATCGCCACTAAACGCACCCGTTTCGAGCTCCTCGAAGAACTCATGGGGCAACCGGGCTTTTTTGACGATGCGAAAAAGGCCGGGGAACTCACGCGCGAGCATCGCACACTGGGAAATCTTTTGGAAAGCTGGGACGAATATCAAAAGCAGCTCACGGAACTGGCAGACAGCCAAGAGATGCTGAAAGCGGGAGACGAAGAATTTGCCGCCATGGCCGCTGCGGAGATCCCGATCATCCAGAGCCGCATTGAGGAACTGGAGAAGAAGGTGCAGTTTTCCATCCTGCCGCCGGATCCCCTGGAAGGCCGCGATGCCCTGGTTGAAATTCGTGCCGGCACTGGCGGGGACGAGGCCTCTCTGTTTGCCGCCGATCTGGTGCGCATGTACAGCCGCTATGCTGAAACCCGTGGCTGGAAGGTGGAGACGCTGGAGTCCAGCCCTTCGGATGTGGGCGGATTTAAGGAAATCGTCATGAAAGTGGCCGGCGAGGACGTCTTCCGCATCCTCAAGTATGAAAGCGGCGTGCATCGTGTGCAGCGCGTGCCTGCCACGGAGGCCCAGGGCCGCATCCACACCTCTGCCGCCACGGTAGCCGTGTTGCCCGAGGCTGAAGAAGTGGACTTTGAACTGAAGTCCGATGAAGTCCGAATCGAAGTCTGCCGCTCCTCCGGTGCCGGTGGCCAGGGCGTGAACACCACGGACTCTGCCGTGCAGGTGATGCACATCCCCACAGGGACCATCGTCCGCTGTCAGGACGGGCGTAGCCAGATCAAGAACAAGGAAAAGGCGCTGACGATTCTGCGCTCTCGCCTGTTGGAAAAGAAGCAGCAGGAAGAGGCGGCCAAGTATTCCGCCCATCGCCGCAATCTCATCGGCAGTGGTGGCCGTGAAGAAAAGATTCGCACCTACAATTACCCGCAAAACCGTGTCACCGATCACCGGATCGAGATGACGGTTTACAACCTGGACATGTTCATGGAAGGCCGGGTGGACCAGATTCTGGATTCTCTTCTGGCCAGTGATCTCAATGAGCGACTTGCTGAGGCGGGGTTGAAGTAA
- a CDS encoding ATP-grasp domain-containing protein yields MKPIAYVQTDSNGQPYSAHGAVAAKGFELLGFEVKSFHREQLEQLALSTATVVVGGMATVRAALLHLGKLPPQQDSAPACLLSFLGRTCQVTTLNDVLNEGRFPVFVKPHSEAKLFNGQVFEHQADLRRLLAARPGFPAITGDLQVLAQTPIHFVSEWRTFVIQTKVIGASFYKGDPLIFPNGKFIHDTVAAFENAPAGYSADFGVTDEGHTVLIEINDGYSLGHGGLTSTQYAELLHARWTEICAA; encoded by the coding sequence ATGAAGCCCATTGCCTATGTTCAAACCGATTCAAACGGCCAACCTTACAGTGCTCACGGCGCAGTTGCGGCCAAGGGTTTTGAATTGCTGGGATTTGAAGTGAAATCTTTTCACCGTGAACAACTGGAACAGTTGGCATTGAGCACCGCTACGGTCGTTGTAGGCGGTATGGCAACTGTGCGGGCGGCCTTGCTTCACCTTGGTAAACTTCCCCCTCAGCAGGACTCGGCTCCCGCTTGTCTTCTCTCGTTCTTGGGTCGCACTTGCCAAGTGACCACGCTAAATGACGTCTTGAATGAAGGCCGATTTCCCGTTTTTGTGAAGCCTCACTCCGAAGCCAAACTGTTTAATGGCCAGGTCTTTGAACACCAAGCTGACCTTCGCCGTTTACTCGCCGCCCGCCCTGGATTCCCTGCCATCACGGGAGATCTCCAAGTCCTGGCACAAACCCCCATTCATTTCGTGAGTGAGTGGAGAACCTTCGTCATTCAGACCAAGGTCATCGGTGCCAGTTTCTACAAGGGAGATCCTCTGATTTTTCCTAACGGGAAGTTCATTCATGACACCGTGGCGGCATTTGAAAACGCACCTGCCGGATACAGCGCCGATTTTGGCGTGACCGATGAAGGCCACACTGTGCTGATTGAAATCAACGACGGTTATTCACTCGGTCATGGTGGCCTGACATCCACCCAGTATGCCGAACTCTTGCATGCGCGCTGGACGGAAATTTGTGCAGCCTGA
- the prmC gene encoding peptide chain release factor N(5)-glutamine methyltransferase gives MKLLLDTLRAGTGYLEKHGVDEARLNMEHLLAHVLGCRRLDLYLRFGEMLQEVDLEKLRGLTKRRAEGEPLQHLLGTVDFLGNELVSDHRALIPRPETEYLCDLLIKHYGQNPPARVLDMATGSGCIGLTLACAWKDSEVMLADISEEALDLARLNTSRLGLERVQILRSDLFEKLSGPFDLIVSNLPYIPSGEIPALSREVRRDPVLALDGGPDGLDIVRRFLADAPAKLAPGGRIALEVGHDQGHTTAQHASGLGYGGAEVRADLAGIERFVFANTPLVD, from the coding sequence ATGAAACTCCTCCTCGATACGCTCCGCGCTGGCACTGGCTACCTGGAGAAGCATGGCGTGGATGAGGCGCGGCTGAATATGGAGCATCTGCTGGCCCATGTGCTGGGCTGCCGTCGGCTGGATCTTTACCTGCGGTTTGGTGAGATGCTGCAGGAGGTGGACCTGGAGAAGCTGCGCGGGCTGACCAAACGCCGGGCTGAAGGGGAGCCTTTGCAACACCTGCTGGGCACGGTGGACTTTCTGGGGAACGAACTCGTCAGCGACCACCGGGCGTTGATCCCTCGGCCGGAGACGGAGTATCTGTGTGATCTTTTGATCAAACACTACGGCCAAAATCCGCCGGCGCGTGTGCTGGACATGGCCACGGGCTCGGGCTGCATCGGCCTGACGCTGGCCTGCGCCTGGAAGGACAGTGAAGTCATGTTGGCCGATATCTCGGAGGAAGCTTTGGATCTTGCCCGACTGAATACCAGCCGCCTGGGGCTGGAGCGGGTGCAGATTCTGCGCAGTGATCTTTTTGAAAAATTGAGCGGTCCCTTTGACCTCATCGTGAGCAACCTGCCTTACATCCCCAGTGGGGAGATTCCGGCCCTGAGCCGGGAGGTGCGGCGGGATCCGGTGCTGGCGCTGGATGGCGGTCCGGATGGGCTGGACATTGTGAGACGCTTTTTGGCCGATGCCCCTGCCAAGCTGGCACCCGGCGGCCGGATTGCTCTGGAGGTGGGACACGACCAGGGACACACCACGGCCCAGCATGCCAGCGGCCTGGGCTATGGTGGGGCCGAAGTGCGGGCAGATCTGGCTGGAATCGAGCGTTTCGTGTTCGCTAACACTCCTTTGGTTGATTGA
- the murA gene encoding UDP-N-acetylglucosamine 1-carboxyvinyltransferase, producing MEKLIVHGGAPLKGRVNISGSKNSSLPILAATLLTKDTCTIRRVPDLSDTNYMVRILGELGAEVERASGVVVVKAEKIKSVAPYELVRKMRASICVLGPLTGRLKKCTVSLPGGCVIGDRPVDLHLKGLEALGAIVTVDGGDISVNAKKGFKGGPMNLMGKHGSTVLGTDNVMMAATLAKGVTVIEGAAAEPEVEDLANFLIKMGAKIEGAGTNRITIEGVKELHGAEHTVIPDRIEAGTFLCAGAMIGDGITLKRVMPEHMTAVTDMLKKCGFPIEIGKDSISIAPNPDAKGFDLTTLCYPGFPTDMQAQFCALACAISDTSTITETIFPQRFMHVAEMKRMGANIDLQGATARIRGGNALKGAPVMASDLRASAALVLAGLIGSGKTEVNRLYHIDRGYEHLDDKLAGLGAQLERVKE from the coding sequence ATGGAAAAACTTATCGTTCACGGCGGCGCACCCCTGAAAGGTCGCGTAAACATCAGCGGCAGCAAGAACTCCTCTCTGCCCATTTTGGCGGCGACTCTGCTGACCAAAGACACTTGCACCATCCGGCGCGTGCCCGATCTCAGCGATACTAATTACATGGTCCGCATCCTTGGGGAACTGGGGGCGGAGGTGGAACGCGCCAGCGGCGTGGTGGTGGTGAAGGCGGAAAAAATCAAGTCCGTGGCCCCTTATGAACTCGTGCGGAAGATGCGCGCCAGCATCTGCGTGCTGGGGCCCCTCACTGGCCGCTTGAAGAAATGCACCGTCTCCCTGCCAGGTGGCTGCGTCATCGGGGACCGCCCTGTGGATCTTCACCTCAAAGGTCTGGAAGCTCTCGGAGCCATCGTCACCGTGGATGGTGGAGACATCAGTGTGAATGCCAAAAAAGGATTCAAAGGTGGCCCGATGAACCTCATGGGCAAGCACGGCTCCACGGTGCTGGGCACGGACAACGTGATGATGGCGGCCACTTTGGCCAAAGGGGTGACGGTCATCGAAGGCGCAGCCGCTGAACCTGAGGTGGAAGACCTGGCTAACTTCCTCATCAAGATGGGCGCGAAGATCGAGGGCGCAGGCACGAACCGCATCACCATCGAAGGCGTCAAAGAACTGCACGGGGCCGAACACACCGTGATCCCGGACCGCATCGAGGCCGGTACCTTTCTCTGCGCCGGGGCCATGATCGGCGATGGCATTACGCTGAAGCGGGTGATGCCTGAGCACATGACCGCCGTGACGGACATGTTGAAGAAGTGCGGTTTTCCGATTGAGATCGGCAAGGACAGCATCAGCATCGCGCCGAATCCTGACGCCAAAGGTTTTGATCTCACCACTCTTTGTTATCCCGGCTTCCCGACGGACATGCAGGCCCAGTTTTGCGCTCTCGCCTGTGCGATCAGCGATACCAGCACCATCACGGAGACCATCTTCCCGCAGCGTTTCATGCACGTGGCTGAAATGAAGCGCATGGGTGCCAACATTGACCTCCAGGGCGCCACCGCCCGCATCCGTGGCGGCAACGCCCTCAAAGGTGCCCCCGTCATGGCCAGCGACCTTCGTGCCTCTGCGGCCCTTGTGCTCGCCGGCCTCATTGGCAGCGGCAAGACAGAGGTGAATCGGCTCTATCACATTGACCGTGGATATGAGCATCTCGATGACAAACTGGCTGGCCTAGGGGCTCAGTTGGAGCGGGTGAAGGAGTGA
- the trpC gene encoding indole-3-glycerol phosphate synthase TrpC, protein MNKLDEIIAHKRLEVEKLLPRMDMLRAAATLRDDFRSLEDALRLDPTRLGMIAEVKRASPSVGTISADFDPLTIARGYEKAGATALSILTDEKYFQGRLEYLSLIREQVDIPCLRKDFIIHEAQIYEAVVAGADAILLIVAALKQDDLVKLLDIAHTFQLDVLMEVHDLPELERALDTDVRILGINNRNLKSFTVDMATTEALAEEVPDDILLVSESGIKSPADAARLAEAGADALLVGETLMRSQNIMVDLPALRAMKM, encoded by the coding sequence ATGAATAAGCTGGACGAAATCATCGCGCACAAACGTCTCGAAGTGGAGAAACTGCTGCCTCGCATGGACATGCTGCGCGCCGCAGCCACCCTGCGTGATGATTTCCGCTCTCTGGAAGACGCCCTTCGCCTGGACCCAACGCGCCTGGGCATGATCGCTGAAGTAAAGCGCGCCTCCCCCTCCGTCGGTACCATTTCAGCGGACTTTGATCCCCTCACCATCGCCCGTGGTTATGAGAAAGCCGGAGCCACCGCCCTCTCCATCCTCACCGATGAAAAATACTTCCAGGGTCGCCTGGAATACCTTTCGCTGATTCGTGAGCAAGTGGACATCCCCTGCTTGCGCAAAGACTTCATCATCCATGAAGCACAGATCTATGAAGCCGTCGTTGCCGGTGCCGATGCCATCCTTTTGATCGTCGCCGCACTGAAGCAGGACGATCTGGTCAAGCTTCTGGACATCGCCCACACCTTCCAGCTCGATGTGCTGATGGAAGTCCACGACCTGCCCGAACTGGAACGCGCGCTGGATACGGACGTCCGCATCCTGGGCATCAACAACCGCAATCTCAAGAGCTTTACCGTGGACATGGCCACCACCGAAGCCCTCGCCGAAGAAGTTCCCGATGACATCCTCCTCGTCTCCGAAAGCGGCATAAAATCCCCCGCCGACGCCGCCCGCCTGGCCGAAGCTGGCGCTGACGCACTTTTGGTTGGGGAAACTCTCATGCGCAGCCAGAACATTATGGTGGATCTGCCAGCGCTGCGGGCGATGAAGATGTAA
- a CDS encoding NAD(P)/FAD-dependent oxidoreductase, protein MKIASKPFRVGIVGAGPAGATLACLLAKEGVDAVFFDDGKRPDMVVGESLVPRLVNVFRRLGIEDEVAKLGTYKPGVTWIFDENDALELSFTAMRGVLPTYAYNVHRRPFDDLVHQTALDAGARFVPCDVKLEVGLTERGEKVPRLSAATLALVPDWNGKQPDLLVDASGRRRLFAKLLGIKAAIGDRKDVSHFAHYENCTMPVPSGQTVITRLKHGWSWRIPLLHALSIGVVFDKEHAKQYGKTPEEQLEAVIDQNKPLADACPNRKRITPVTTYANYQLISEQGHGDGWVTVGDSFGFVDPMLSPGLCMAMTSAEMLADAILQNRKDDWDRAFKNYLDWFRDMLNAWQELVDMFYGGQIFALQRTGTRMSQMFPGKISMVMQRHFEKNISGMAGGGLTNHPYSRNLLRFMTRFAIYGEEPADYAVV, encoded by the coding sequence ATGAAGATCGCCTCAAAACCTTTCCGTGTCGGCATCGTGGGTGCCGGTCCTGCTGGTGCCACGCTGGCTTGTTTGCTCGCCAAAGAAGGCGTGGACGCGGTGTTCTTCGATGACGGCAAGCGTCCCGACATGGTGGTGGGAGAATCCCTGGTGCCGCGTCTGGTCAATGTCTTCCGCCGTCTGGGCATTGAGGATGAAGTGGCCAAGCTGGGTACCTACAAGCCGGGAGTGACTTGGATCTTTGATGAAAATGATGCGCTGGAGCTTTCCTTCACCGCCATGCGCGGGGTGCTGCCTACCTATGCCTACAATGTGCATCGTCGGCCATTTGATGACCTGGTTCACCAGACCGCCCTGGATGCAGGAGCTCGATTTGTGCCGTGTGATGTGAAGCTGGAAGTCGGCCTAACCGAACGTGGCGAAAAGGTTCCGCGTCTCAGCGCCGCCACCCTGGCCCTGGTGCCTGACTGGAATGGCAAGCAGCCGGACCTGCTGGTGGATGCTAGCGGCCGGCGCCGTTTGTTTGCGAAGTTGCTGGGCATCAAAGCTGCGATTGGAGATCGCAAAGACGTCTCCCACTTTGCCCATTACGAAAATTGCACCATGCCAGTTCCGTCGGGTCAGACGGTGATCACGCGTCTGAAGCATGGCTGGTCCTGGCGCATCCCGCTCCTGCATGCCCTGAGCATCGGAGTGGTCTTCGATAAAGAGCATGCGAAGCAATACGGCAAGACACCGGAGGAGCAGCTCGAGGCGGTGATTGACCAGAACAAGCCGCTGGCCGACGCCTGCCCTAACCGCAAGCGTATCACGCCCGTGACCACCTATGCGAATTATCAGCTCATCTCAGAACAGGGCCACGGAGATGGCTGGGTGACGGTGGGAGATTCCTTTGGTTTTGTGGATCCCATGCTGTCCCCAGGACTCTGCATGGCCATGACCTCGGCGGAGATGCTAGCAGATGCCATTTTGCAAAACCGCAAGGACGACTGGGACCGGGCCTTCAAGAATTACCTCGACTGGTTCCGTGACATGCTCAATGCCTGGCAGGAGTTGGTGGACATGTTTTATGGCGGGCAGATTTTTGCCCTTCAGCGCACGGGTACCAGGATGTCTCAGATGTTCCCGGGCAAGATCAGCATGGTCATGCAGCGGCACTTTGAGAAAAACATCTCCGGCATGGCTGGGGGTGGGCTGACGAATCATCCCTACAGCCGAAATCTGCTGCGGTTCATGACGCGCTTTGCCATTTATGGCGAGGAGCCAGCGGACTACGCCGTGGTGTGA
- a CDS encoding lysylphosphatidylglycerol synthase transmembrane domain-containing protein, giving the protein MRTRHLFLLLRAALAVGLMVWVLRKLRQEGAAELSWSAIDPAWLSLAFLLGGLSVLGWAGRWWWFLRVYGVKARYGELLRLTLFADFFNLYFLGPIGADGIRLLLLSRTFPERRGAIVGSLVLDHIGGLFGGVVLYGLFSRQAGLPEGVLATTDIALLAFTGLSFLGLGVIMEPWLQRVFGRIPGLSWLSAKAAPIYAGTFRHPWLFSGFAVSALGTACAYAAYWAAARALGTDVSLPSLLGLMPVVDAIASLPITLSGLGVREGLLVEWLGGQAGIGKANALAASLLGFAALGLWGLIGGLWLAFWRRRHTTA; this is encoded by the coding sequence ATGCGCACCCGCCACCTCTTTCTCCTGCTCCGTGCTGCCCTCGCCGTGGGGCTGATGGTGTGGGTGCTGCGAAAGCTGAGGCAGGAGGGGGCCGCGGAACTCTCCTGGTCGGCCATAGACCCAGCATGGCTCTCTCTGGCATTCCTCCTCGGCGGGCTTTCCGTCCTGGGCTGGGCGGGGCGGTGGTGGTGGTTCCTGCGCGTGTATGGGGTAAAGGCCCGCTATGGGGAACTACTGCGGCTGACGCTGTTTGCCGATTTTTTCAATCTTTACTTCCTCGGCCCCATCGGGGCAGACGGCATCAGGCTGCTGCTGCTTTCACGCACCTTCCCAGAACGACGTGGAGCCATTGTCGGCTCGCTGGTCCTCGATCACATCGGCGGGCTTTTTGGCGGGGTGGTGCTCTATGGCCTGTTTTCGCGGCAGGCGGGGTTGCCTGAAGGGGTGCTGGCCACCACCGACATCGCCTTGCTCGCCTTCACGGGGTTATCCTTCCTCGGGCTGGGAGTCATCATGGAACCCTGGCTGCAGCGGGTCTTTGGTCGCATCCCCGGCCTGAGCTGGCTCTCGGCCAAAGCAGCTCCGATCTATGCGGGCACGTTTCGGCATCCTTGGTTATTCTCCGGCTTTGCAGTCTCGGCCCTGGGCACCGCCTGCGCCTATGCTGCTTACTGGGCAGCAGCGCGCGCGCTGGGCACGGATGTTTCACTGCCCAGCCTGCTGGGGCTGATGCCCGTGGTGGATGCCATTGCTTCCTTGCCCATCACCCTGAGTGGTCTCGGTGTGCGTGAAGGGCTGCTGGTGGAGTGGCTGGGCGGGCAGGCAGGCATCGGCAAAGCCAATGCATTGGCGGCCTCCTTGCTAGGATTTGCCGCCTTGGGCCTGTGGGGCCTCATCGGCGGCCTGTGGCTGGCCTTTTGGCGCAGGCGTCACACCACGGCGTAG